ATAAATCAAACGCCCCATGTCACTGCCCGAAAGCCGTTTATAGGCGGCCATGCCTGCCGTCTCGATCTGATCGAGCGCGCTGGTCAGGGCGGTTATCGCGCCTGCCTGATTATCCAGCATCATTGCCAATGCCGCATGTGGGCTCAACTTGTCGATTGGAACCGGACTTGCGGCCATAATTTCGGTTGCCAGCGTCTTTGACGACGCATCCGTGACGGTTTTATCAGCATCGTCTTTTTGGGCATCGTCTTTTTGGGGTGTATTTGTTTTCTTCATACTGCGATCATAGGCAGGATAAAGGCGCCTGAGAAGAGATAAGATAATCAGAAGAGATAAGATAATCAGAAGAGATAAGATAATCAGAAGAGATAAGATAACGAAACAAAAGCTGAGCAAGCATGCCGACACCATGGATCAAGATAGAAACACCATACATCCTGTTATAGGTTTGATGTCGGGTACCAGTGCCGACGGGATAGACGCGGCCATTCTGCATACTGATGGCAGCCGGTTTCACCGTACCGATTTTGCCGACAGCTTTGCCTATGATCCGGCCTTGCGCACGCGTATTTTTGACGCGGTGCATGATCCTGTGGCTTTTATGGCGGATGCCGCGGCATATACGGCGTTATCACATGCAATAACCGATGCGCATAGTGCGGCGGTCATGGCGCTCGTAGAACAGCTACCAGATGATGCTGATATGCCGCGTTTGATCGGGTTTCATGGCCAGACAATTTTTCACGAACCCGATGCCAACACGTCCTCACCGCTTGGGCGATGCACGATCCAGCTTGGGTCTGGCCAACAGCTTGCAGATGCCACAGGTATGAATGTTGTTTATGACGTTCGGCAGGCCGATATGGCGGCAGGCGGACAAGGCGCACCGCTAGCCCCGGTTTTTCATAGCGCGCTTATCGCCGCGATCGATGCCCCCTGTCCGGCAGTTATCATCAATATCGGTGGTGTGGCCAATCTAACCTATGTTGGCAACGCAAAACAGCCTGATATCATTGGTTTTGATACGGGGCCAGGCAACGGGTTGATGGATGATTATATGCAGGCCCATTTCAACCGGCCTTTTGACGATGGTGGTATGGTTGCGGCACAAGGGCATAGTGACAAAGGTTTTGTCGCACGGGTGATGCAACATGACTTTTTTGCCAGAAGCTGGCCAAAATCACTCGATCGACAGGCATTTGTCCATATTGTGGGTGATGCAGGTTTGCATGATCTGTCCCCGCATGACGCGATGGCCAGCCTTGCCGCGCTGACGGTGGCGGGCATCACCCATGCGGTCACTTCACTGCCCGAAGATGTGCGGCAGATATATATCGCAGGTGGCGGACGGCGTAACCAGACACTCATGCAACAGCTTCGCGCAGTCTTTGGCGATCGTCTGGCTATTGATGATCGCGCGCCATTTGACGCCGATATGCTAGAGGCCGAATTGATGGCCTATCTGGCCGCGCGGCATCGTGCTGGCTTGCCCACATCCTTTCCGGCTACCACCGGATGCGCCATGCCTGTCTGTGGTGGCCGCCTTGCCCAGCCTTCAGATCAGCCGTTAAATAAGCGCGTCTGATCCGGTCACATAGAAAGGCCGATAGGCCGGCGGTGCAGGCACCATCTCGCGGATATCGGTAAAGGGAAAGCGCGCTGCCATCCGATAGGCCTCGGCATAATGGCCATCAGGAGCGTTACATTGTGCGGCACGATATCGGTTCATCAGGGCGCTGGCCGCGGCGAATCTTTCGGGTTCCTGACTGTCATGTGCCATGATGGCGGCTTGTTTGGCGGCAAAAAACGGTGTGATATCGACATAAAAATCGGGTGTAAAGCCTATCCCCATTAATGTTTCGGCAAACAGGATCGGACAGGTAAAACCAACCACATCGGTAACAAAGCGCGATAAAGCCCGATGATCGGGATGATAATCATCTGGCGCATGGGTGACAACAAGATCGGGCTTGCAGTCCGATATGAACCG
This window of the Candidatus Puniceispirillum marinum IMCC1322 genome carries:
- a CDS encoding PIG-L deacetylase family protein — translated: MKIVGIGAHPDDVEIFFYGFLAACKARGDDISIGVATDGAAGGDNPGAELAATRAKETVNGLTALATPSLLGLPDGGLAEAADARQVIARFISDCKPDLVVTHAPDDYHPDHRALSRFVTDVVGFTCPILFAETLMGIGFTPDFYVDITPFFAAKQAAIMAHDSQEPERFAAASALMNRYRAAQCNAPDGHYAEAYRMAARFPFTDIREMVPAPPAYRPFYVTGSDALI
- a CDS encoding anhydro-N-acetylmuramic acid kinase — translated: MDQDRNTIHPVIGLMSGTSADGIDAAILHTDGSRFHRTDFADSFAYDPALRTRIFDAVHDPVAFMADAAAYTALSHAITDAHSAAVMALVEQLPDDADMPRLIGFHGQTIFHEPDANTSSPLGRCTIQLGSGQQLADATGMNVVYDVRQADMAAGGQGAPLAPVFHSALIAAIDAPCPAVIINIGGVANLTYVGNAKQPDIIGFDTGPGNGLMDDYMQAHFNRPFDDGGMVAAQGHSDKGFVARVMQHDFFARSWPKSLDRQAFVHIVGDAGLHDLSPHDAMASLAALTVAGITHAVTSLPEDVRQIYIAGGGRRNQTLMQQLRAVFGDRLAIDDRAPFDADMLEAELMAYLAARHRAGLPTSFPATTGCAMPVCGGRLAQPSDQPLNKRV